One part of the Armatimonadota bacterium genome encodes these proteins:
- a CDS encoding ATP-dependent Clp protease adaptor ClpS, with protein MTTRGPKSRPGYGVSALDRFAGTVSHVAVVECPIWNGGATVADPGLLSESSTQKEKGWIVTVYDNDTNTHLEVISILMVATGCDAEEAAIETWEIDNLGSSVVHRDSESACQDAANVISTIGIRVEATPDPLA; from the coding sequence TTGACCACTCGTGGGCCCAAAAGCAGGCCAGGGTACGGCGTCTCTGCCCTCGACCGGTTTGCCGGGACAGTCTCCCATGTCGCGGTTGTGGAATGCCCAATTTGGAACGGCGGGGCGACGGTAGCAGATCCCGGCCTCCTTTCAGAATCGTCGACCCAAAAAGAAAAGGGTTGGATCGTCACGGTTTACGACAACGACACCAACACCCATTTGGAAGTGATCTCCATCTTGATGGTTGCCACAGGCTGCGATGCGGAAGAGGCAGCCATCGAAACCTGGGAGATTGACAACCTGGGTTCTTCGGTCGTCCACCGCGATTCCGAATCGGCCTGCCAAGATGCGGCCAATGTGATTTCTACAATCGGGATCCGGGTCGAAGCGACTCCGGATCCCTTGGCTTAA
- a CDS encoding ATP-dependent Clp protease adaptor ClpS has translation MSSSPLTTRQPDSLSQTKRYRTTIFNNDHTTMDTVVSILMRATGCSAEEAYIEMWEAHTFGKADVHFDTREMCERAARIIRTAGVEAEVRLEWDD, from the coding sequence ATGAGTAGCAGTCCCCTGACAACCCGTCAACCCGATTCGTTGAGTCAGACGAAACGGTACCGGACGACCATATTCAACAACGACCACACGACGATGGACACGGTGGTTTCAATCCTCATGCGCGCAACCGGGTGCAGTGCGGAAGAGGCCTACATCGAAATGTGGGAGGCCCACACGTTCGGAAAGGCCGACGTCCATTTTGATACGCGGGAGATGTGCGAGCGAGCCGCCCGGATCATCAGGACGGCTGGCGTGGAGGCCGAAGTGAGGTTGGAATGGGACGATTGA
- a CDS encoding tetratricopeptide repeat protein, whose protein sequence is MSVDELYEQAFQARCDGKYGYAKMLFEQILSQEPDHADSKWQLGLIQGFEGDFDGSMATLQEIVDKHPNHVNARYDLGMTQMMLGMDEEACAHFHEVLRQEPGHEKAKQQIAYCG, encoded by the coding sequence ATGAGCGTGGACGAACTCTACGAGCAGGCCTTTCAGGCCCGTTGCGATGGCAAATACGGGTACGCGAAGATGCTGTTTGAACAGATCTTGTCGCAAGAGCCCGACCATGCTGATTCCAAATGGCAATTGGGTTTGATCCAAGGGTTCGAGGGCGACTTTGACGGGAGCATGGCAACCCTCCAAGAAATCGTCGACAAGCATCCGAACCACGTTAATGCACGATACGATTTGGGCATGACCCAAATGATGCTCGGCATGGATGAGGAGGCCTGCGCGCATTTCCACGAAGTCTTGCGGCAGGAACCAGGGCACGAAAAAGCAAAGCAGCAGATCGCCTACTGCGGTTGA
- the ftsH gene encoding ATP-dependent zinc metalloprotease FtsH, producing the protein MTGEGGKPPGEDLKGSRYFILVAIAFLAVIAVLNLLSSNSALGFAPPKEISVGTLKTEIAAGQIKSPVEWQVDTIKGDYKSGSKFIVRAYPSESPSGAQLSNFLDANKIDYKITPAPIGTQLAGLLGLLLPTLLLGGFVIWWISRQAQQSGNQAMSFGRSRARRAGENTPKVTFEDVAGIDEAKEELFEVVEFLKSTKKYVSLGAKIPKGVLLVGPPGVGKTHLARAIAGEAGVPFFHISGSEFVEMFVGVGAARVRDLFETAKAHRPCLVFVDEIDAVGRQRGTGVGGGNDEREQTLNQLLVEMDGFETNSGVVVIAATNRADVLDEALLRPGRFDRKIMVDAPDMEGRLAILKIHAKGKPLAADVDLKNLARRSPGFTGADLANTLNEAALLAARRNHTKISENDLEEALDRVIGGPARKSRVMNEEERKITAYHEAGHALVGELLEHSDPVHKVTILPRGMSLGSTWQLPETDSYHTSRQELYEDISVLLAGLLAEEIVFGERWTGASNDLERVTRIARAMVTRFGMSEKLGTLAIGRNVSNPFLGREIQSDRDYSEELARQIDEEVRHIVDQCRQRARQIIEENRAKLDAIASALLERETLDREEFLAVLRGEELPPLELKLSDGAPPLPPVEPGSKQTDSVPPGKLEPGTA; encoded by the coding sequence ATGACAGGTGAAGGCGGCAAACCGCCAGGAGAAGATTTGAAAGGATCCCGATACTTCATTCTCGTTGCGATCGCGTTTTTGGCCGTGATCGCCGTTTTGAATCTACTGTCATCCAATTCCGCGCTGGGTTTTGCCCCGCCCAAAGAGATTTCCGTCGGGACTTTGAAGACTGAGATTGCCGCCGGGCAAATCAAGAGCCCGGTGGAATGGCAAGTGGACACGATCAAGGGAGACTACAAATCGGGGAGCAAGTTCATTGTCCGGGCCTACCCTTCCGAGTCTCCGTCTGGTGCGCAGCTTTCGAACTTCCTGGACGCCAACAAAATCGACTACAAGATCACGCCGGCACCGATCGGCACGCAGCTCGCGGGCCTGCTGGGGCTCCTGCTGCCAACCCTGTTGTTGGGCGGGTTCGTAATCTGGTGGATTAGCCGTCAAGCCCAGCAGAGTGGCAACCAAGCCATGAGCTTTGGAAGATCCCGGGCGCGACGGGCCGGGGAAAACACCCCAAAAGTCACGTTTGAAGACGTTGCCGGCATCGACGAAGCCAAAGAAGAGCTGTTTGAAGTCGTCGAATTCCTGAAGAGCACGAAGAAATATGTTTCGCTCGGGGCGAAAATCCCGAAGGGCGTCTTGTTGGTGGGCCCTCCGGGGGTTGGGAAAACCCACCTGGCCCGGGCCATTGCGGGCGAAGCGGGCGTCCCGTTCTTCCACATCTCCGGTTCTGAGTTCGTCGAAATGTTCGTGGGGGTTGGTGCCGCCCGCGTCCGCGACCTGTTTGAAACCGCCAAGGCCCACCGGCCCTGCCTGGTGTTTGTCGATGAAATCGACGCCGTCGGCCGCCAACGCGGCACGGGTGTTGGAGGCGGTAACGACGAGCGCGAACAAACGTTGAACCAACTCTTGGTTGAGATGGACGGGTTCGAGACGAACTCTGGGGTCGTTGTGATTGCCGCCACCAACCGGGCCGACGTGTTGGATGAGGCCCTCTTGCGGCCCGGCCGTTTTGACCGCAAGATCATGGTTGATGCGCCGGACATGGAAGGCCGCCTGGCGATCTTGAAGATCCACGCCAAAGGCAAGCCGCTTGCCGCCGACGTGGATCTCAAGAACCTTGCCCGACGCAGCCCGGGCTTCACCGGTGCCGACCTGGCCAACACGCTTAACGAAGCCGCCCTGCTAGCCGCCCGGCGCAACCACACCAAAATCTCCGAGAACGATTTGGAAGAAGCGCTGGATCGCGTGATTGGCGGGCCGGCCCGCAAGAGCCGCGTCATGAACGAGGAAGAGCGGAAGATCACCGCCTACCACGAAGCTGGACACGCCCTTGTTGGCGAACTTTTGGAGCATTCCGACCCCGTTCACAAAGTCACCATCCTCCCGCGGGGCATGTCGCTTGGCTCGACATGGCAACTCCCGGAAACCGATAGCTACCACACGTCCAGGCAAGAACTTTACGAAGACATCAGCGTGCTTTTGGCCGGGCTCCTGGCGGAAGAAATCGTCTTTGGCGAACGATGGACCGGGGCGAGCAACGACCTGGAGCGGGTCACCCGGATTGCGCGGGCCATGGTTACGCGCTTTGGAATGAGCGAGAAGCTTGGGACGTTGGCCATCGGCCGCAACGTCAGCAACCCCTTCTTGGGCCGGGAAATCCAGTCCGACCGGGATTACAGCGAAGAATTGGCCCGCCAAATCGACGAAGAGGTTCGCCACATCGTCGACCAATGCCGCCAACGCGCCCGGCAGATCATTGAAGAGAACCGCGCCAAGCTGGACGCTATCGCCTCGGCCCTGCTGGAACGGGAGACTTTAGACCGCGAAGAATTCTTGGCGGTGCTCCGGGGCGAGGAACTCCCGCCGTTGGAACTCAAGCTGAGCGACGGGGCCCCGCCCCTGCCGCCGGTCGAACCGGGAAGCAAGCAGACTGATTCTGTCCCTCCTGGAAAACTTGAGCCGGGAACCGCTTGA
- the tilS gene encoding tRNA lysidine(34) synthetase TilS yields the protein MLDRFKTHLHESGLIPPESKLLVGYSGGPDSTALLVLLVESGFDCVAAHLHHGMRPEADRELDQCAAFADSLGIPFLSGRADIPAMSAKLRIGVEEAGRHARRAFFQQSAGQTGCSLIATGHTQDDHVETVLMNLARGAGMSGLGGIRPLRDGFVRPLLPFTRDETRMFCKERGLWFHDDPGNFDESFTRVKVRKRIIPEFEAVNPKFKSAVSRVAETLAEEDTFLQHMAANLIQTAEIPLNGNLSFLTDQVEACFDRQALADAPSVLARRGIRLAAAFIGGELGYENTLAILNSIRQPGSSISVTAGQAVIELSQSRLMIRNLQDIEPFRFPLTVPGVTESEVFGWKFTTLPAPSDGYQREPGSLDAVIDMESAKGGLYFRSAQPGDQMVPLGGDSPRKVSDLLAKSKLTSAARRRLPIIYDMAGPIWIPGCRLADRVRVTDKTVRAISVRFGPL from the coding sequence TTGCTCGACAGGTTCAAGACACATCTCCACGAATCCGGCCTGATCCCACCGGAGTCAAAACTGCTCGTCGGGTATTCCGGCGGGCCGGACTCGACCGCGCTCCTTGTGCTTTTGGTAGAGAGCGGTTTTGATTGCGTGGCGGCCCACCTCCACCACGGGATGCGGCCCGAAGCTGATCGGGAGTTGGATCAATGCGCGGCTTTTGCCGATTCGTTGGGCATCCCGTTCCTCTCTGGCCGCGCCGATATCCCAGCGATGTCGGCAAAGCTGCGGATCGGGGTGGAAGAGGCGGGGAGGCACGCCCGCAGAGCGTTTTTCCAGCAATCGGCGGGTCAAACCGGCTGCAGCTTAATTGCGACCGGCCACACCCAGGATGACCATGTTGAAACGGTCCTCATGAATCTGGCACGGGGTGCGGGAATGTCGGGACTGGGCGGTATCCGGCCCCTGCGGGACGGGTTCGTCCGTCCGCTACTGCCGTTCACCCGTGACGAAACTCGGATGTTCTGCAAGGAGCGGGGTCTTTGGTTCCATGACGACCCGGGGAATTTCGACGAATCGTTCACTCGGGTCAAGGTGAGGAAGCGGATCATCCCCGAATTCGAGGCAGTCAACCCGAAGTTCAAATCTGCCGTTTCGCGGGTGGCGGAAACCTTGGCCGAAGAAGATACTTTTTTGCAACATATGGCCGCCAACCTGATACAAACGGCGGAGATCCCGTTGAACGGCAACCTCTCTTTTTTGACCGATCAAGTCGAGGCTTGCTTTGACCGGCAGGCACTGGCCGATGCCCCAAGCGTGTTGGCCCGGCGGGGGATCCGGCTGGCTGCTGCCTTCATCGGAGGCGAACTGGGCTACGAAAACACCTTGGCAATCCTCAATTCAATCCGGCAACCCGGATCTTCCATTTCCGTCACGGCCGGCCAAGCGGTCATCGAGCTCTCGCAGAGCCGGCTGATGATCCGGAATCTCCAGGATATTGAGCCGTTCCGGTTCCCGCTGACGGTTCCTGGTGTCACCGAGAGCGAGGTGTTCGGTTGGAAGTTCACCACCCTGCCGGCACCGTCGGATGGCTATCAACGGGAGCCCGGTTCATTGGACGCCGTCATCGACATGGAATCTGCCAAAGGAGGACTCTATTTCCGTTCGGCCCAGCCAGGCGACCAAATGGTGCCTCTCGGCGGGGATTCCCCCCGCAAGGTCTCCGACTTGTTGGCCAAGTCAAAATTGACCTCGGCTGCGCGGCGGCGTCTGCCGATCATTTACGATATGGCTGGGCCGATTTGGATTCCCGGTTGCCGCTTGGCCGACCGCGTCCGGGTGACCGATAAGACCGTTAGGGCTATTTCGGTTCGGTTCGGGCCCCTTTGA
- the mgtE gene encoding magnesium transporter, producing MSRLFTLLKIRVSRFFRDRGRAHDDRGGFRENLARLLHLKSRLENTKAKPEAMAELAAERPEDLAESIAHMETEDAAALLQAMDPMQAGNVMVELPTETAKEIVSELPDEVLASYLDVLPMDDAIDLREEVGEERFESLLEVIPDEDAQEIRRLLAYPEDSVGRIMTEHYFWATPEMAIKQVLADLRKAADEKYEQIHDIYVVGPEKELIGVTSLRRVLRVPQSTLVGEIVQTDPVSVKADDDQETAARTMARYGFYALPVIDDAGRLVGIFTGDDAQTILREAETEDVLAVGAVSGDAEPYYSLSPWSLYKRRFPWLVALFAAEFLTGMVLRHYGQDDGQPKSLQVPQLLLFLPLILGAGGNSGSQVTTTITRALALGEVRTASWLSVLAKEVTVATMIGASLGIVGYFRAVLWQSPMDLCLVVGLSLPVVVIWATTVGSILPIGARRLGIDPAVMSAPFISTFVDATGLIIYFEIAKRLLTP from the coding sequence ATGAGCCGCCTGTTCACCCTGTTGAAAATCCGGGTCTCGCGGTTCTTCCGGGATCGGGGCCGGGCCCACGACGACCGGGGTGGGTTCAGGGAAAACCTTGCCCGCCTCCTCCACCTCAAATCTCGGCTGGAAAACACGAAGGCAAAGCCCGAGGCCATGGCCGAACTCGCCGCCGAGCGGCCAGAAGACCTCGCCGAATCCATTGCCCATATGGAGACGGAGGATGCCGCGGCCCTTTTGCAGGCCATGGACCCCATGCAAGCGGGGAACGTTATGGTGGAACTCCCCACCGAGACGGCCAAAGAAATCGTCTCCGAACTCCCCGACGAGGTTTTGGCCTCCTACCTCGATGTCCTGCCGATGGACGATGCCATCGACTTGCGCGAGGAAGTCGGCGAGGAGCGGTTCGAATCTTTGCTCGAGGTCATCCCGGACGAGGATGCCCAAGAAATCCGCCGATTGCTGGCCTACCCAGAAGACTCGGTGGGCCGCATCATGACGGAGCACTACTTTTGGGCGACGCCGGAAATGGCGATCAAGCAGGTCCTTGCCGACCTGAGGAAGGCCGCCGACGAAAAGTACGAGCAAATCCACGACATTTACGTGGTCGGCCCGGAAAAGGAGCTGATCGGAGTCACAAGCCTGCGCCGCGTTCTCCGCGTCCCCCAAAGCACACTTGTCGGGGAAATCGTCCAGACCGACCCGGTCTCCGTCAAAGCGGACGACGACCAAGAGACTGCGGCCAGAACCATGGCACGGTACGGTTTTTACGCCTTGCCGGTCATTGACGACGCGGGGCGTCTGGTTGGGATCTTCACTGGCGACGACGCCCAGACGATATTGCGGGAAGCTGAGACGGAAGACGTTCTCGCCGTTGGTGCGGTCAGTGGCGATGCCGAGCCGTACTATTCTCTCAGCCCGTGGTCGCTCTACAAACGGCGATTTCCCTGGCTGGTGGCCCTGTTTGCCGCCGAATTCCTAACCGGGATGGTGCTGCGCCACTATGGGCAGGACGACGGCCAACCTAAATCGTTGCAGGTGCCGCAGCTCTTGCTATTCTTGCCGCTGATCTTGGGGGCAGGAGGGAACAGCGGGTCGCAGGTGACAACGACGATCACCCGCGCTTTGGCCCTTGGCGAGGTTCGCACGGCAAGCTGGCTTTCGGTTTTGGCCAAAGAGGTGACGGTGGCGACGATGATCGGCGCTTCCCTCGGCATCGTGGGGTATTTCCGCGCGGTTCTGTGGCAAAGCCCCATGGATTTGTGCCTCGTCGTCGGACTCTCATTGCCGGTGGTGGTGATCTGGGCCACCACGGTCGGCAGCATCTTGCCCATTGGGGCAAGGCGGCTCGGAATCGACCCGGCCGTGATGAGCGCCCCCTTCATTTCTACATTTGTCGATGCGACCGGCCTCATCATTTATTTCGAAATCGCCAAAAGACTCCTGACCCCGTAA
- a CDS encoding PDZ domain-containing protein translates to MKSFAGIVAKVAVIATLLASAVGAVAQPKDLEKISAAEKKQTLERLEFLLTRAAFVPGVDFKKWPDMVTTHQSAIDQAETVGDFTRTVNQVMESYGFSHIVLFSPEQGASRETQSRAGIGIRIEIEPDGLRVVNIFPGSPASEIGLQPGDLVFECDGHPVKGVADLAGSEGQKSTIKYKRENRVVTVDVTRRKYSTVLPESLTWQGDTAILTVPSFDAGYNRDRVEELMAEIDKRAKAVVLDLRGNGGGRVINLQHLASFFLDKDSQPLGTFVGRQEVANYSRRFGPSVDPVQIAEKTDSKVRATRNSKGILLKVPVSCLIDGGSGSASEMMAGALRDNLGAKLYGRKSAGAVLASMIVPMGDDLGFWLQFPVTDYVTIKGLRIEGHPLVPDKEFPIAKFGEPDGALQAAVANTIKTSRM, encoded by the coding sequence ATGAAGAGTTTTGCGGGCATTGTGGCCAAGGTGGCTGTCATCGCCACCCTGTTGGCATCGGCGGTCGGAGCGGTCGCCCAACCTAAAGATCTCGAAAAGATTTCAGCGGCCGAGAAGAAGCAGACCCTTGAAAGGCTGGAATTCCTTTTGACCCGGGCGGCTTTCGTTCCCGGTGTCGACTTCAAAAAGTGGCCAGACATGGTCACAACCCACCAATCCGCCATCGACCAGGCAGAAACCGTCGGAGATTTCACGCGGACGGTCAACCAGGTGATGGAGTCCTATGGATTTAGCCACATCGTCTTGTTCTCGCCCGAACAAGGGGCCTCGCGCGAAACGCAAAGCCGGGCGGGAATCGGGATCCGCATTGAAATCGAACCCGATGGCCTGCGGGTCGTCAACATATTTCCCGGCAGTCCAGCATCCGAGATTGGTTTGCAACCTGGCGATCTCGTTTTTGAATGCGATGGGCACCCGGTGAAAGGGGTTGCCGATCTTGCCGGCAGTGAAGGGCAGAAGTCGACGATCAAATACAAACGGGAGAACCGGGTCGTGACTGTCGATGTCACCCGCCGCAAATATAGCACCGTGTTGCCCGAATCGCTGACATGGCAGGGCGATACGGCGATCCTCACCGTTCCCAGTTTCGACGCCGGCTACAACCGCGACCGGGTTGAAGAGTTGATGGCAGAAATCGACAAGAGGGCCAAAGCCGTTGTCCTGGATTTGCGGGGCAATGGAGGGGGCCGCGTCATTAACCTCCAGCACCTTGCTTCGTTCTTCTTGGACAAAGACAGCCAGCCGCTCGGCACATTTGTGGGTCGTCAGGAAGTCGCCAACTATTCCCGGCGGTTTGGGCCATCGGTCGACCCGGTTCAAATCGCTGAAAAAACGGATTCCAAAGTCCGGGCCACCCGGAACTCCAAGGGGATCCTCCTGAAAGTGCCGGTCTCTTGCCTGATCGACGGGGGTTCTGGGAGTGCCTCGGAAATGATGGCGGGGGCGCTTAGGGACAACCTCGGCGCAAAACTGTACGGTCGCAAATCTGCTGGCGCGGTGCTGGCTTCCATGATTGTGCCGATGGGTGACGATTTGGGCTTTTGGCTTCAGTTTCCGGTCACCGACTACGTGACCATCAAAGGGCTCCGAATTGAAGGGCATCCGCTGGTTCCCGACAAGGAATTCCCGATCGCCAAGTTTGGCGAGCCGGATGGTGCGTTGCAAGCGGCCGTGGCCAACACAATCAAAACTTCCCGAATGTAG
- a CDS encoding ABC transporter permease — protein MIDLTNLLAQQGSVAVSIVLSTLAYSSPLILCALGGLFSERSGVVNIGLEGMMLSAACASALAAQATGSAAIGLVAGLLAATLLALLHWLLTQGYQIDHIVSGMGINALALGGTGLVFKSLPDINSKEMASFPAGFYYGLAWLAAAVIWWMLRDTRPGLRLTAVGNDPDKSRQMGLKPVRIRFQALLGTGLLTGLAGTLVASSAGRFSEDMTAGRGYIALAALILGAWKPWPTLAAALAFGFFGSLQLSLQGQSPMGIQIPDQVWQALPYLITLVALAGTLGKGKAPSGLGKP, from the coding sequence GTGATTGACCTCACAAACTTGTTGGCCCAGCAAGGAAGTGTGGCAGTTTCGATAGTCCTCAGCACCCTGGCCTATAGCTCCCCTCTTATCCTTTGCGCGCTAGGTGGGTTGTTCAGCGAACGGAGCGGCGTTGTGAATATCGGTTTGGAAGGCATGATGCTCTCGGCCGCATGCGCTTCGGCTTTGGCGGCGCAGGCGACCGGTTCGGCGGCAATTGGTTTGGTAGCCGGATTGCTTGCGGCAACGCTGTTGGCGTTGCTCCACTGGCTGCTGACCCAGGGGTACCAAATCGACCACATTGTCAGCGGGATGGGGATCAATGCCTTGGCCCTGGGTGGGACCGGATTGGTGTTCAAATCGCTGCCCGACATCAATTCCAAAGAAATGGCGTCCTTCCCTGCGGGCTTCTACTATGGCTTGGCTTGGTTAGCGGCGGCGGTGATCTGGTGGATGTTGCGGGACACGCGGCCCGGATTGAGGCTCACAGCCGTGGGCAACGACCCCGACAAGAGCCGGCAAATGGGTCTCAAACCGGTGAGGATCCGGTTCCAGGCGTTGCTGGGGACCGGCCTTTTGACCGGACTTGCCGGCACCCTGGTCGCATCGAGCGCGGGGAGGTTCAGCGAAGATATGACGGCGGGTAGGGGTTACATCGCCCTGGCGGCCCTGATTTTGGGCGCATGGAAGCCGTGGCCGACCTTGGCCGCGGCGCTGGCCTTTGGTTTTTTTGGTTCCTTGCAGTTGTCGCTCCAGGGACAATCGCCGATGGGCATCCAGATCCCCGACCAGGTCTGGCAAGCCTTGCCCTACCTCATCACTCTCGTCGCCTTGGCGGGTACGCTTGGCAAAGGCAAGGCCCCATCGGGCCTCGGGAAGCCCTGA